Genomic DNA from Candidatus Sulfurimonas marisnigri:
ATATAGAAATTTTTAAACTTTCACTATTTACATGTAAGTATTACGAACTAGCAAAAAATGCAGAACTTACATTTTCAGTTTTAGAAGATATTAATGCTTTTACAAATACATTTACCAACTTCCTTCGTAATGCTTATATATTTAATTATAAAATAAAATATTTTCATCTAAAAACTCATTCTAATGTTAAATTAAAGCATATTCTCAGCATATTATCTAGCCAAGGATTTTCTTTTTTCCCTTATCAGCTTCAACTTGACAATTCAATCTCTGCTCTACCATACATAAAGAAAAAATATAGGTTTTTAAATGTATATAAGCCATTTAGTATACCTGTTCTTCAAGCTAAGCCTATCCTAATGCTTGCTGCAGGTCCATCATTAAGCAATAATATAAAGTGGCTAAAATTGAACCATAACAAGTTTATTATTATAGCAGTAAGTGCAACTTTACAATTTTTACATAAATACAACATTGTGCCTGATATCGTAACTCACGTTGATGGATCTGATTCTGTAATTGAATTATTTGAAGGATTTGATGCTAAAGAGTTTTTAAAAGACTCATTACTTCTTTTTTCTACTCAAACGAAGCATAATATAGTCTCAAAATTTGATAAAAATAATATATTTATGTTTGAAACATCCGCTAGTTATTTTTCAATTAAATTTAATTATTCATCCTCTTGTGTTGGTTCTTTTACTTACCTATTTTCTTTAAATTTAAATGCTAAAAGCACCTACATACTTGGCTTAGATTTATCTATAGACCAAGACACAGGAGACGATCATTTATCTGATCATGTTGATCATCAAAGCATAGATATTCAAGATAAAACGAAGCTAGAAACAAATGTAAACGTTAGTAGTACTCTTATTCCTATAGAAGGAAATTTTCAAGAGACTATATACACTACGCCTATTTTTCAAACTTCTATATCTACAATCTCTAGCTTCGCTTCAAAAATCGCAAATAATAATAATATTTATAATATTAGTCATGGTGCTAAAATACAAAACGCAAATCCAATGAACATATCTGATATTGCTATTGATGAGATTTCAGACATTAACAAACAAGAAGTACGTAGATCAATAAAAGAGTGTTTTTCCAAACAAAGCTTAGATAAGCTAAGTGATAATGATTTAAAGAAGATTAAAGATAGGCATGATTTTATAACAAGAATAAAAGTCTATTTAGATGAATACGCTAATAATATCTCATATTCAAACTACGATATATACCAAAAAAACTTTTTAGAATTGAGTAATAAAATATTAAGTTCTAACAATGAAGATATATCTGATTTAAACAAAATATACCACTCATACTTTAAATATGCCCTTGCAGTTATTGAAGACTTTTTCAATACTAAAAATATCAAAAACACAAAAAGACATATTAAAAAGTTTGACAAAATGTTTCAAGAAGGACTACATAGTATATCTTCTCAACTCAATGATGCCTTTAATGGCTTACAAAATCAATAACTATTGAAGTAGTTTTAATACATTTTGTTGAACAGCATTAGCTTGACTCATAGCATACGAACCAGATTGAGCTAAAATGTTGTGTTTTGCAAATGTTGCACTCTCTTGAGCAAAGTCAACATCACGGATATTTGATTCCGCAGCCGATACATTAACCTGTGTTGTAGAAATATTTCTAACAACTGACTCTAATGAGTTTTGTACAGCACCAAGAGTTGATCTACCAGTATTTAATACCCCAATAAGAGTATCCATAGTGGTAATCGCTGCAGTTGACAAAACAGCAGTAGATACATTAGGTGCAACTAATGCCGCAATATTTGGCATAGTAACAGATTTCGTATCAGCAGCTCGATGTCCAATATGAAAAGCAAGTGTTGAACCACCTAAAAGCACTTTATCATTAAATGTTGTACTTGTAGATATTTGATTATATTCTGCTGTAAGCTCTGTCACTTCATTTGTAATAAATGCACGAGAAGCAGTATCTTGTGTATCATTGGCTGATTGAACGGCAAGAACTCTAATTCTTTTTGAAATGTTTAATTGCTCTTCCATTGCGCCATCTGCTGTTTGAATAAGAGCAACAGCATCATTTGAATTTTTAACCGCTTGTCCCAAACCTTGAGACTGTGCTGAAAGTTTATTTGCAATTGCCAAACCAGATGCATCATCTGCAGCACGATTGATTCTAAGACCTGAACTTAGTGAATTAAGACTTTTATCAAGTCCAACATTATTCATTGAAGCGTTTCTGTGTGCGTTCATAGCACCTATGTTCGTGTTAATTCTAAAGCCCATAATAAATCCTTTTTTATGGATAATTTATCATTATAAGCAAAACTAGTTCCAAATTTAATTTATTAAAGGGGAAGGATAAAAATTGCGCAGGGGCTTGCGCCCTTAACTCATCTACTGAAGCAGTAGGCGAAGCACATTTTCTAAAGAAACGTGTTCGCTACTTTGTAGCTCTAATGATTGTTACTATTGTAACAATCTCAACACGTTTTGCTGAACAGCATTAGCTTGGCTCATAGCATAAGAACCAGATTGAGCTAAAATATTGTGTTTTGCAAAGTTTGCACTCTCTTGCGCAAAGTCAACATCACGGATATTTGATTCCGCAGCTGTTACATTCACCTGTGTTGTAGAAATATTTCTAACAACTGACTCTAATGAGTTTTGTGTAGCACCAAGATTTGATCTACCAGTATTTAATGTACCGATTAGAGTATCCATAGTAGTAATCGCTGTAGCTGCTGTTCCCGCTGTAGTTACATCAGTTGAACCTAATACTGCAACAAGTGGCATAGTAACAGCTTTTAAGTCTGTTGCTTTATGTCCAATATGAAAACTAAGTGCTGAACCACCTAAAAGCACTCTATCATTAAATGTTGTACTTGTAGATATTTGGTTGTATTCTGTAGTAAGCTCTGTAACTTCATTTGTAATAAATGCACGAGAAGCAGTATCTTGTGTATCATTGGCTGATTGAACTGCAAGAACTCTAATTCTTTTTGCAATATTGATTTGCTCATCCATTGCACCATCTGCTGTTTGAATAAGAGAAATAGCATCATTTGAATTTTTAATCGCTTGTCCTAAACCTTGAGACTGTGCTGAAAGTTTATTTGCAATTGCCAAACCAGATGCATCATCTGCAGCACGATTGATTCTAAGACCTGAACTTAGTGAATTAAGACTTTTATCAAGTCCAACATTGTTCATTGAAGCATTTCTGTGTGCGTTCATAGCACCTATGTTTGTGTTTATTCTAAATCCCATAATAAATCCTTTTTGGGTAAGAGCCTTTCGCTCCAGTTAATTTTTCAGCATCCTTGCTGGGTGTTACATGTAGAGTAGATCGACGCTAAAGATAATAGCTTTAATATTTAATTAAAAAAAGCCAAAGAGAAAAACTCTTTGGCTTTAACTTTCTATACTATTGTAATAATCTAAGCACATTTTCTAAAGAAAGAGCCCTAGATTACTGAAGTAATCTAAGAACGTTTTGTTGAACAGCATTAGCTTGACTCATAGCATAAGAACCAGATTGAGCTAAAATATTGTGTTTTGCAAAGTTTGCACTCTCTTGCGCAAAGTCAACATCACGGATATTTGATTCCGCAGCTGTTACATTCACCTGTGTTGTAGAAATATTTCTAATAACTGACTCTAATGAGTTTTGTGTAGCACCAAGATTTGATCTACCAGTATTTAATGTACCGATTAGAGTATCCATAGTAGTAATCGCTGTTGCTGCTAAAGTTGCTGTTGTTACATCAGTAACAGCCAGTGTTGCAACAGTTGGCATAGTAACAGCTTTTAAGTCTGTTGCTTTATGTCCAATATGAAAACTAAGAGCTGAACCAGCTAAAAGCACTCTATCATTAAATGTTGTACTTGTAGATATTTGGTTGTATTCTGTAGTAAGCTCTGTAACTTCATTTGTAATAAATGCACGAGAAGCAGCATCTTGAGTATCATTAGCTGATTGAACTGCAAGAACTCTAATTCTTTTAGCAATATTGATTTGCTCATCCATTGCACCATCTGCTGTTTGAATAAGAGCAACAGCATCATTTGAATTTTTAATCGCTTGTCCTAAACCTTGAGACTGTGCTGAAAGTTTATTTGCAATTGCCAAACCAGATGCATCATCTGCAGCACGATTGATTCTAAGACCTGAACTTAGTGAATTAAGACTTTTATCAAGTCCAACATTGTTCATTGAAGCGTTTCTGTGTGCGTTCATAGCACCGATGTTTGTGTTTATTCTAAATCCCATAATAAATCCTTTTTGGGTAAGAGCCTTTCGCTCCGGTTAATTTTTCAGCATCCTTGCTGAGGGTTACATGTAGAGTACTTCAACGCTAAAGATAATAACTTTAATCTTTAACTAAAAAAGCCAAAGAGAAAAACTCCTTGGCTTTAACTTCTTAGATTATTGTAATAATCTAAGCACATTTTGCTGAACAGCATTAGCTTGACTCATAGCATAAGAACCAGATTGAGCTAAAATATTGTGTTTTGCAAAGTTTGCACTTTCTGCTGCAAAGTCAACATCACGGATATTTGATTCCGCAGCTGTTACATTTACTTGTGTTGTAGAAATATTTCTAACAACTGACTCTAATGAGTTTTGTGTAGCACCAAGATTTGATCTACCAGTATTTAATGTACCGATTAGAGTATCCATAGTAGTAATCGCTGCAGCTGCAGTTGCCGCTGTATTCACAACAGGTGCAACTAATGCTGCAACATTTGGCATAATAACAGCTTTCGTATCACCAGCTTTATGTCCGATATGAAAAGCAAGTGTTGAACCAGCTAAAAGCACTTTATCATTAAATGTTGTACTTGTAGATATTTGGTTGTATTCTGTAGTAAGCTCTGTAACTTCATTTGTAATAAATGCACGAGAAGCAGTATCTTGTGTATCATTGGCTGATTGAACTGCAAGAACTCTAATTCTTTTAGCAATATTAACCTGCTCATCCATTGCACCATCTGCTGTTTGAATAAGAGAAATAGCATCATTTGAATTTTTAATCGCTTGTCCTAAACCTTGAGACTGTGCTGAAAGTTTATTTGCAATTGCCAAACCAGATGCATCATCTGCAGCACGATTGATTCTAAGACCTGAACTTAGTGAATTAAGACTTTTATCAAGTCCAACATTGTTCATTGAAGCGTTTCTGTGTGCGTTCATAGCACCTATGTTTGTGTTTATTCTAAATCCCATAATAAATCCTTTTTGGGTAAGAGCCTTTCGCTCTGGTTGATTTTCAGCATCCTTGCCGATTTTTTATCTTACAGTCTACATATCGACACTAAAAAAAATAACTTTAGTAAATTTGTAAACTTTTTATCATTTTACTTATTTAATCTTTTTTCGATACACTTTCGAAATTAAAACAACTATACTATATATAGGAAAACTATTTGAACTTAATTATCGTCGAATCACCAGCTAAAGCTAAAACTATCAAAAACTTCCTTGGCAAGGAGTATGAGGTTATCGCATCCAAAGGACATATACGAGATTTACCTAAGTCTCGCTTTGGAATAACCGTAGAAGAAGAGACTCAACATCTTGTACCGGCCTACAGTGTTGCAAAAGAGAACTCTGCCATTGTAAAAGAGATTAAAGCGCTTGCAAAGAAAGCTGATACGATATATATCGCGACCGATGAGGATCGTGAGGGTGAGGCTATAGGATGGCATATTGCCCATGCTATAAAAAAAGATCCTGAGGAACTTCCTCGTATAGTTTTTCATGAAATTACAGAGACTGCGATAAAACATGCACTTGAAAATGCTCGTAAGATAGATATGGATATGGTAAATGCACAACAAGCTCGTCGTATGCTTGACCGTGTTGTTGGTTATAAACTATCGCCTCTACTAGCTTCAAAAATTCAAAAAGGTCTTTCAGGTGGTCGTGTTCAATCTTCAACCCTTAAACTTGTAGTTGACCGTGAAAGGGAGATAAAAGCATTTATCCCAGTTGAATACTGGACTATAGATACGCTGTTTAAAAAAGACATTGAAGCAACTCTTACAACACATATGGGTGTTAAATTATCAAAAATGTCTATAGAGGACAAAGATGATGCAGAGGCTATAGAGAAAAGTGTTAAAGCAGATAGTTTTACAATCTCTAAAATAGAGACTAAAACAAGAAATAGCAAAACCCCACCACCATTTATGACTTCAACTCTACAACAAACTGCTTCATCTAAATTAGGATTTACTCCTAAAAAGACTATGATGGTAGCACAGGCACTTTACGAGGGTGTAAAAACTCCTAGTGGAACTTCTGGTGTTATTACATATATGAGAACAGACTCATTAAACCTTGCCCATGAAGCTGTAACTGGTGTTCGTGGTGTAATAGAGAGTAGATTTGGTGCAAAATACCTGCCAAAAGAGCCAAAGGTTTATAACAAAAAATCTAAAGGTGCTCAAGAGGCTCACGAAGCTATCCGTCCGACAATGCTACAGTTTACTCCAGAGGTTGCGTCATCATTTTTAAAAGCTGATGAGATTAAACTTTACCGTCTAATTTATGAGAGATTTATGTCTTGCCAAATGGAAGATGCTGTATTTGAGCAACAAAGTATAATTTTTACTGGTAAAGAGAGTGAATATAGAGCAAGTGGTAGAAAACTTACTTTTGATGGCTTTTATGCACTAACTGGAGCTGAAGATAAAGATAAACTTCTTCCAACATTAGTAGAGGGTGATAAAGCTGATATACAAAGTATCAAGCCTGAGCAACATTTCACTGAGCCACCGGCAAGGTATTCTGAGGCTGCACTAATTAAAAAACTAGAGAGTGAAGGTGTAGGACGTCCTTCTACCTATGCTCCAACTATTGCGACACTTAGTGGTCGTACTTATGTAACTATTGAGAAAAAACAAATTATTCCAACTGAGATTGCATTTACTGTAACTGATATGCTGGAGAAAAACTTTGCTAACATAGTTGACATCTCTTTTACAGCCAACATGGAGGAGAAACTTGATGAAGTTGCAGAGGGAAATAGCAACTGGCAAGAACTTTTAAGTGAATTTTACTTTCCTTTTATGGAACAGGTGGCTGAAGGTAAAGAGAAGATTGTTTCTTTAAAACTTGCTAAGCCTCTTGGCAGAGCTTGTCCTAAATGTGGCGAAGAGTTACTTCTTCGATCTGGTAGATTCGGAAATTTTGTTGCATGTAGCGGCTTTCCTGCATGTAAATACACGGAGCAAGTTGATGCAGATGGAAATAAAGTAGAAGTAGTAGTTGAGACTAGTGATGTAAAGTGTGAAAAATGTGGCAAAGATATGATTGTGAAAAATGGTAGAAATGGCCAATTTTTAGCATGTAGTGATTATCCTGATTGTAAAAATACTAAGAGTATAAGTGTTGAAGAAAAAACTTCTGAAACTCCTTGCCCTGACTGTGGTGGTAAAATAAGTCTTAAAAATTCTCGTCGTGGTCCTTTTTGGGGATGTGAGAATTATCCTGATTGTAAATTTATATCCAAATTCGAACCAACAAAAATAAAATGTGAAGAAAAAGGGTGTAATGGTCTCTTAGCTGAAAGAACTTATAGAAAAAAAGAAGTTTATGAGTGTGTTAAATGTAAAGCTAGAACACCAAGAGAAGAAGAAACGAAAGAAGAG
This window encodes:
- a CDS encoding flagellin, whose translation is MGFRINTNIGAMNAHRNASMNNVGLDKSLNSLSSGLRINRAADDASGLAIANKLSAQSQGLGQAIKNSNDAISLIQTADGAMDEQVNIAKRIRVLAVQSANDTQDTASRAFITNEVTELTTEYNQISTSTTFNDKVLLAGSTLAFHIGHKAGDTKAVIMPNVAALVAPVVNTAATAAAAITTMDTLIGTLNTGRSNLGATQNSLESVVRNISTTQVNVTAAESNIRDVDFAAESANFAKHNILAQSGSYAMSQANAVQQNVLRLLQ
- a CDS encoding flagellin, producing MGFRINTNIGAMNAHRNASMNNVGLDKSLNSLSSGLRINRAADDASGLAIANKLSAQSQGLGQAVKNSNDAVALIQTADGAMEEQLNISKRIRVLAVQSANDTQDTASRAFITNEVTELTAEYNQISTSTTFNDKVLLGGSTLAFHIGHRAADTKSVTMPNIAALVAPNVSTAVLSTAAITTMDTLIGVLNTGRSTLGAVQNSLESVVRNISTTQVNVSAAESNIRDVDFAQESATFAKHNILAQSGSYAMSQANAVQQNVLKLLQ
- a CDS encoding flagellin, which translates into the protein MGFRINTNIGAMNAHRNASMNNVGLDKSLNSLSSGLRINRAADDASGLAIANKLSAQSQGLGQAIKNSNDAVALIQTADGAMDEQINIAKRIRVLAVQSANDTQDAASRAFITNEVTELTTEYNQISTSTTFNDRVLLAGSALSFHIGHKATDLKAVTMPTVATLAVTDVTTATLAATAITTMDTLIGTLNTGRSNLGATQNSLESVIRNISTTQVNVTAAESNIRDVDFAQESANFAKHNILAQSGSYAMSQANAVQQNVLRLLQ
- a CDS encoding motility associated factor glycosyltransferase family protein, whose amino-acid sequence is MKNIEDEAINTYQQNIKYLQESHPKLHQDLQNFELAIQNKHYEQQFDLEYIDNNFDIKEISTQKYMYGKKTNEISESITKNINFFKADHTIESFAMFRTSEEFFKTTQEHYRRARQHIYPIMNYYLENQTNNPEMKKIVKFIFLGVGLGLHLSTIDAKIQASNYLIIEDDIEIFKLSLFTCKYYELAKNAELTFSVLEDINAFTNTFTNFLRNAYIFNYKIKYFHLKTHSNVKLKHILSILSSQGFSFFPYQLQLDNSISALPYIKKKYRFLNVYKPFSIPVLQAKPILMLAAGPSLSNNIKWLKLNHNKFIIIAVSATLQFLHKYNIVPDIVTHVDGSDSVIELFEGFDAKEFLKDSLLLFSTQTKHNIVSKFDKNNIFMFETSASYFSIKFNYSSSCVGSFTYLFSLNLNAKSTYILGLDLSIDQDTGDDHLSDHVDHQSIDIQDKTKLETNVNVSSTLIPIEGNFQETIYTTPIFQTSISTISSFASKIANNNNIYNISHGAKIQNANPMNISDIAIDEISDINKQEVRRSIKECFSKQSLDKLSDNDLKKIKDRHDFITRIKVYLDEYANNISYSNYDIYQKNFLELSNKILSSNNEDISDLNKIYHSYFKYALAVIEDFFNTKNIKNTKRHIKKFDKMFQEGLHSISSQLNDAFNGLQNQ
- a CDS encoding flagellin; this encodes MGFRINTNIGAMNAHRNASMNNVGLDKSLNSLSSGLRINRAADDASGLAIANKLSAQSQGLGQAIKNSNDAISLIQTADGAMDEQINIAKRIRVLAVQSANDTQDTASRAFITNEVTELTTEYNQISTSTTFNDRVLLGGSALSFHIGHKATDLKAVTMPLVAVLGSTDVTTAGTAATAITTMDTLIGTLNTGRSNLGATQNSLESVVRNISTTQVNVTAAESNIRDVDFAQESANFAKHNILAQSGSYAMSQANAVQQNVLRLLQ
- the topA gene encoding type I DNA topoisomerase, encoding MNLIIVESPAKAKTIKNFLGKEYEVIASKGHIRDLPKSRFGITVEEETQHLVPAYSVAKENSAIVKEIKALAKKADTIYIATDEDREGEAIGWHIAHAIKKDPEELPRIVFHEITETAIKHALENARKIDMDMVNAQQARRMLDRVVGYKLSPLLASKIQKGLSGGRVQSSTLKLVVDREREIKAFIPVEYWTIDTLFKKDIEATLTTHMGVKLSKMSIEDKDDAEAIEKSVKADSFTISKIETKTRNSKTPPPFMTSTLQQTASSKLGFTPKKTMMVAQALYEGVKTPSGTSGVITYMRTDSLNLAHEAVTGVRGVIESRFGAKYLPKEPKVYNKKSKGAQEAHEAIRPTMLQFTPEVASSFLKADEIKLYRLIYERFMSCQMEDAVFEQQSIIFTGKESEYRASGRKLTFDGFYALTGAEDKDKLLPTLVEGDKADIQSIKPEQHFTEPPARYSEAALIKKLESEGVGRPSTYAPTIATLSGRTYVTIEKKQIIPTEIAFTVTDMLEKNFANIVDISFTANMEEKLDEVAEGNSNWQELLSEFYFPFMEQVAEGKEKIVSLKLAKPLGRACPKCGEELLLRSGRFGNFVACSGFPACKYTEQVDADGNKVEVVVETSDVKCEKCGKDMIVKNGRNGQFLACSDYPDCKNTKSISVEEKTSETPCPDCGGKISLKNSRRGPFWGCENYPDCKFISKFEPTKIKCEEKGCNGLLAERTYRKKEVYECVKCKARTPREEETKEESKE